Proteins encoded together in one Salarchaeum sp. JOR-1 window:
- the trpE gene encoding anthranilate synthase component I, whose product MNVERADFAERCAGDDPVVAYASADLDTDASPLAAYAALADGDHSFLLESASKTAASDPDGAFQHESDDRHARYSFVGYDPDALVTVDPDGATVDPLAGTGAADHVTPERGDDVLDTLRTALPDADRRGFPDADRQLLDGGLVGFLAYDAVYDLWLDEVGVERPETPLPDAQFVLTTQTLVFDNATGEVSLVFTPVVGADDDPGDVYDALADEADRVADELADASHPDTGGFRKTGESAGPRDEYTDAVERAKDAVLDGEIYQGVISRTRELHGDVDPLGFYESLRDVNPSPYMYVVRTGDRTVVGASPETLVSVRGRTVLNNPIAGTCPRGTSPVEDRRLAGEMLADEKERAEHTMLVDLARNDVRRVSDPGSVSVPEFMRVLKYSHVQHIESTVTGHLADEYDAFDAVRASFPAGTLSGAPKVRAMELIHALENGPRGAYGGGVGYVSWTGDADFAIVIRTATIEHGERRAAGSDTIRVRAGAGVVADSDPDSEFEETEKKMGGVLDALAGITEVSE is encoded by the coding sequence GTGAACGTCGAGCGCGCCGACTTCGCCGAGCGCTGCGCGGGCGACGACCCCGTGGTCGCGTACGCGAGCGCCGACCTCGACACGGACGCGTCGCCGCTCGCCGCGTACGCCGCGCTCGCCGACGGCGACCACTCTTTCCTCCTCGAATCCGCGAGCAAGACCGCTGCGAGCGACCCCGACGGCGCGTTCCAGCACGAGTCCGACGACCGGCACGCCCGCTACTCGTTCGTCGGCTACGACCCGGACGCGCTCGTCACCGTCGACCCCGACGGCGCGACCGTCGACCCCCTCGCCGGCACGGGCGCCGCCGACCACGTCACGCCCGAACGCGGCGACGACGTGCTCGACACCCTCCGAACCGCGCTCCCCGACGCGGACCGCCGGGGGTTCCCGGACGCCGACCGCCAGCTCCTCGACGGCGGCCTCGTGGGCTTCCTCGCCTACGACGCCGTCTACGACCTCTGGCTCGACGAGGTCGGCGTCGAACGACCCGAGACGCCGCTCCCGGACGCCCAGTTCGTCCTCACCACGCAGACGCTCGTCTTCGACAACGCCACCGGCGAGGTGTCGCTCGTGTTCACGCCCGTCGTCGGTGCGGACGACGACCCCGGCGACGTGTACGACGCGCTCGCCGACGAGGCCGACCGCGTCGCCGACGAGCTCGCGGACGCCTCGCATCCCGACACGGGCGGGTTCCGGAAGACCGGGGAGTCCGCGGGCCCGCGCGACGAGTACACGGACGCGGTCGAACGCGCGAAGGACGCCGTCTTGGACGGTGAAATCTATCAGGGCGTCATCTCCCGCACGCGCGAACTCCACGGGGACGTCGACCCGCTCGGGTTCTACGAGTCGCTGCGCGACGTGAACCCCTCGCCGTACATGTACGTCGTCCGCACCGGCGACCGAACTGTCGTCGGCGCAAGCCCCGAAACCCTCGTCTCCGTCCGCGGCCGCACCGTCCTCAACAACCCCATCGCCGGCACGTGTCCCCGGGGGACGAGTCCCGTCGAGGATCGCCGGCTCGCGGGCGAGATGCTCGCGGACGAGAAGGAGCGCGCCGAACACACGATGCTCGTCGACCTCGCGCGCAACGACGTGCGCCGCGTCAGCGACCCCGGTTCGGTCTCCGTCCCCGAGTTCATGCGCGTCCTCAAGTACAGCCACGTCCAGCACATCGAGTCCACCGTCACCGGCCACCTCGCCGACGAGTACGACGCGTTCGACGCCGTCCGCGCGTCCTTTCCCGCCGGCACGCTCTCCGGCGCGCCCAAAGTCAGGGCGATGGAACTCATCCACGCCCTCGAAAACGGCCCGCGGGGCGCGTACGGCGGCGGCGTCGGCTACGTCTCGTGGACGGGCGACGCCGACTTCGCCATCGTCATCCGCACCGCGACAATCGAACACGGCGAGCGACGCGCCGCCGGGTCGGACACGATCCGCGTTCGCGCGGGCGCGGGCGTCGTCGCGGACTCCGACCCGGACAGCGAGTTCGAGGAGACCGAGAAGAAGATGGGCGGCGTGCTCGACGCGCTCGCCGGCATCACGGAGGTGTCGGAATGA
- the trpD gene encoding anthranilate phosphoribosyltransferase yields MQDYIRRVTDGDDLSLDDARSAASAVFEDATDAQIGALLAGLRAKGETEDEIAGFAQGMRDAARTIDPDRSPLVDTCGTGGDDYDTINVSTTTALVVAGAGVPVAKHGNYSVSSSSGSSDVLEEVGVDLDASPDAVEDRIEDDGIGYMHAPAFHPAMKAVIGPRRELGMRTVFNVLGPLTNPAGADAQLMGVYDPDLVPLLANALTRMPTERALVVYGNGLDEIAIHDETVVAEVDGDSVEEYTLTPSDMGLERAPIEAIEGGTPAENADDLRGIVEGVVTGPKRDVILANAGAAIYVAGEADSIEAGVDRAREAIDTGAAAETLATLQASK; encoded by the coding sequence ATGCAGGATTACATTCGACGCGTGACGGACGGCGACGACCTCTCACTGGACGACGCGCGGAGCGCCGCGTCCGCGGTGTTCGAGGACGCCACGGACGCCCAGATCGGCGCGCTGCTCGCCGGACTCCGCGCGAAGGGCGAGACCGAGGACGAAATCGCGGGGTTCGCGCAGGGCATGCGGGACGCCGCGCGCACCATCGACCCCGACCGAAGCCCGCTCGTGGACACCTGCGGCACCGGCGGCGACGACTACGACACCATCAACGTCTCCACCACCACGGCGCTCGTCGTCGCGGGCGCGGGCGTCCCCGTCGCCAAACACGGCAACTACTCCGTCTCCTCCTCTTCCGGCAGTTCGGACGTGCTGGAGGAGGTCGGCGTCGACCTCGACGCCAGCCCCGACGCCGTCGAAGACCGCATCGAGGACGACGGCATCGGCTACATGCACGCGCCCGCGTTCCACCCCGCGATGAAGGCCGTCATCGGCCCGCGCCGCGAACTCGGAATGCGCACCGTCTTCAACGTCCTCGGGCCGCTCACGAACCCCGCGGGCGCGGACGCCCAACTGATGGGCGTCTACGACCCCGACCTCGTCCCCCTGCTCGCGAACGCGCTCACCCGGATGCCGACCGAGCGCGCGCTCGTCGTCTACGGCAACGGCCTCGACGAAATCGCGATTCACGACGAAACCGTCGTCGCGGAAGTCGACGGAGACAGCGTCGAGGAGTACACGCTCACGCCGAGCGACATGGGGCTCGAACGCGCGCCCATCGAGGCAATCGAGGGCGGGACGCCCGCGGAGAACGCCGACGACCTCCGGGGAATCGTCGAGGGCGTCGTCACCGGCCCGAAGCGCGACGTGATTCTCGCGAACGCGGGCGCGGCCATCTACGTCGCCGGCGAAGCCGACAGCATCGAAGCGGGCGTCGACCGCGCGCGCGAAGCCATCGACACCGGCGCGGCCGCCGAGACGCTCGCGACACTGCAGGCGTCGAAATGA
- a CDS encoding adenosylcobalamin-dependent ribonucleoside-diphosphate reductase — protein MSSNELSAGDITLPIKRVTGDTLQDRLTENAYNNILPARYLKKNADGDLVETQEDLFDRVAKNIALAEAVYESEKQGVDVLVTPDQLKPDHPRRDELAAEVFGEGVTADDESAETELTAENVNKFAYDTVVPDLPEDVRAHVEDTAAEFQDLMESLSFMPNSPTLMNAGDELQQLSACFVDSPGDDITDIHETAKEAAEVFQSGGGMGYAFWQLRPYGDPVGSTGGIASGPMTFMETFDQMCETIAQGGARRGAQMGVMRISHPDVIEFIHSKNKDVSLAHCLKLNDPDDYTYTTFNEALEEARGLIDEDGKVPKHLRNAVEGHLSNFNISVGVTDDFMEALENGEEFTFTNPRTGEPHIATEETKEMYARYGLGDHVEVGEPLSMPADVVWDPIVEGAHENGEPGVIYLERVNKQHSFDVEEHPDHRILATNPCGEQPLEEYEACNLGHINLSTLAAQDAPDWRVWSEEHEYDTLEEGISRFLDDALDHEEFDHRIEQGTRFLENVVTMSDFPVEEIEEKVREMRKIGLGVMGLAQLYVQLGVSYGTEPANEIASQVMTHINHESKDASHELATERGSFDEWNNSKYANPTEYREWFEHHTGESADDWADGYPIRNHNTTTIAPTGTTSMVGNTTGGCEPIYNVAYYKNVSDDVQGDEMLVEFDDYFLRTLEANDIDVDAVKEEAQEQMANNEFDGVTGLSTVPDAIGELFVVTEDLSGKQHAAVQTACQNGVDSAISKTCNFPNSASVEDMDEVYRYIYEHGGKGVTVYRDGTRSKQVLTTRADNAEFSDEDEAAEVLLEQIQDAFGDLETFLDNEDVRDAIGGDTDDLVDVDVDGAQKRPRPDVLYGVTQRIDTGYGKLYVNINEDEQGRPFELFANIGNSGGFTASFTESLAKTVSTALRAGVDPEEIASELQGIRSPKVAWDKGEQINSIPDAIGTAMRRYLDGDIDKQVPKQQNLTELAEDEEEDADVAKLDGGATSESPNADTESVGTATPDTEQAAPGDSDEDMTKKLIEAGELPECPDCGTMDLYYSEGCKTCQNCGWSEC, from the coding sequence ATGAGTTCGAACGAGCTATCCGCGGGCGATATCACGCTCCCGATCAAGCGCGTTACTGGCGACACGCTGCAGGACCGCCTCACTGAGAACGCGTACAACAACATCCTGCCCGCGCGCTACCTGAAGAAGAACGCCGACGGCGACCTCGTCGAGACGCAGGAAGACCTCTTCGACCGCGTCGCGAAGAACATCGCGCTCGCGGAGGCCGTCTACGAGTCCGAGAAGCAGGGCGTCGACGTGCTCGTCACGCCCGACCAGCTCAAGCCCGACCACCCGCGCCGGGACGAGCTCGCGGCCGAGGTGTTCGGCGAGGGCGTCACCGCGGACGACGAGAGCGCGGAGACGGAACTGACGGCGGAGAACGTCAATAAGTTCGCGTACGACACCGTCGTTCCCGACCTCCCCGAGGACGTCCGCGCGCACGTCGAGGACACCGCGGCGGAGTTCCAGGATCTGATGGAGTCGCTGTCCTTCATGCCGAACAGCCCGACGCTGATGAACGCGGGCGACGAACTCCAGCAGCTCTCCGCGTGCTTCGTGGACTCCCCGGGCGACGACATCACGGACATCCACGAGACCGCGAAGGAAGCCGCGGAAGTCTTCCAGTCCGGCGGCGGCATGGGGTACGCGTTCTGGCAACTCCGGCCGTACGGCGACCCCGTCGGCAGCACGGGCGGCATCGCGTCCGGCCCGATGACGTTCATGGAGACGTTCGACCAGATGTGCGAGACCATCGCGCAGGGCGGCGCGCGCCGCGGCGCGCAGATGGGCGTCATGCGCATCAGCCACCCGGACGTCATCGAGTTCATCCACTCGAAGAACAAGGACGTCAGCCTCGCGCACTGCCTGAAGCTCAACGACCCCGACGACTACACGTACACGACGTTCAACGAGGCCCTCGAAGAGGCCCGGGGCCTCATCGACGAGGACGGGAAGGTTCCGAAGCACCTCCGGAACGCGGTCGAAGGCCACCTCTCGAACTTCAACATCTCCGTCGGCGTGACGGACGACTTCATGGAGGCCCTGGAGAACGGCGAGGAGTTCACGTTCACGAACCCCCGCACGGGCGAACCCCACATCGCCACCGAGGAGACGAAGGAGATGTACGCCCGGTACGGCCTCGGCGACCACGTCGAGGTCGGCGAACCGCTCTCGATGCCCGCCGACGTGGTCTGGGATCCGATCGTCGAGGGCGCGCACGAGAACGGCGAACCCGGCGTCATCTATCTCGAACGCGTCAACAAACAGCACTCCTTCGACGTGGAGGAACACCCCGACCACCGCATCCTCGCGACCAACCCGTGCGGCGAACAGCCCCTGGAGGAGTACGAGGCGTGCAACCTCGGGCACATCAATCTCTCCACGCTCGCCGCGCAGGACGCGCCCGACTGGCGCGTCTGGAGCGAGGAGCACGAGTACGACACGCTCGAAGAGGGGATCAGTCGGTTCCTCGACGACGCGCTCGACCACGAGGAGTTCGACCACCGCATCGAGCAGGGCACGCGCTTCCTGGAGAACGTCGTCACGATGTCGGACTTCCCGGTCGAGGAGATCGAGGAGAAGGTCCGGGAGATGCGGAAGATCGGTCTCGGCGTGATGGGGCTCGCGCAGCTCTACGTCCAGCTCGGCGTCTCCTACGGTACCGAGCCCGCGAACGAGATCGCGAGCCAGGTCATGACCCACATCAACCACGAGTCGAAGGACGCGAGCCACGAACTCGCGACGGAACGCGGAAGCTTCGACGAGTGGAACAACTCGAAGTACGCGAACCCGACCGAGTACCGCGAGTGGTTCGAACACCACACGGGCGAGTCCGCGGACGACTGGGCGGACGGCTACCCGATTCGGAACCACAACACGACCACTATCGCGCCCACGGGCACGACGTCGATGGTCGGGAACACCACGGGCGGCTGTGAACCCATCTACAACGTCGCGTACTACAAGAACGTCAGCGACGACGTGCAGGGCGACGAGATGCTCGTGGAGTTCGACGACTACTTCCTCCGAACGCTGGAGGCGAACGACATCGACGTCGACGCCGTCAAGGAGGAGGCCCAAGAGCAGATGGCGAACAACGAGTTCGACGGCGTCACCGGTCTCTCCACGGTGCCGGACGCCATCGGCGAACTGTTCGTCGTGACGGAAGACCTCTCCGGGAAGCAGCACGCGGCCGTCCAGACCGCCTGCCAGAACGGCGTGGACTCCGCCATCTCGAAGACGTGTAACTTCCCGAACTCCGCGAGCGTGGAGGACATGGACGAAGTCTACCGCTACATCTACGAGCACGGCGGGAAGGGCGTCACCGTCTACCGCGACGGCACGCGCTCGAAGCAGGTGCTCACCACGCGCGCCGACAACGCGGAGTTCTCGGACGAGGACGAGGCCGCGGAGGTGCTCCTCGAACAGATTCAGGACGCGTTCGGCGACCTCGAGACGTTCCTGGACAACGAGGACGTGCGGGACGCCATCGGCGGCGATACGGACGACCTCGTCGACGTCGATGTCGACGGCGCGCAGAAGCGCCCGCGGCCCGACGTGCTGTACGGCGTCACCCAGCGCATCGACACGGGCTACGGGAAGCTCTACGTGAACATCAACGAGGACGAGCAGGGCCGGCCGTTCGAACTGTTCGCGAACATCGGGAACTCGGGCGGGTTCACTGCGTCATTCACGGAGTCGCTCGCGAAGACCGTCTCGACGGCGCTCCGCGCGGGCGTCGACCCCGAGGAGATCGCGAGCGAACTGCAGGGAATCCGCAGTCCGAAGGTCGCCTGGGATAAGGGCGAGCAGATCAACTCCATCCCGGACGCCATCGGCACGGCGATGCGGCGGTACCTCGACGGCGACATCGACAAGCAGGTGCCGAAACAGCAGAACCTCACCGAACTCGCGGAGGACGAAGAAGAAGACGCGGACGTCGCGAAGCTCGACGGCGGCGCGACCTCCGAGAGTCCGAACGCGGACACCGAATCGGTCGGCACCGCGACGCCGGACACAGAGCAGGCGGCTCCCGGCGACAGTGACGAAGACATGACGAAGAAGCTCATCGAGGCCGGCGAGCTACCGGAGTGCCCCGACTGCGGGACGATGGATCTCTACTACTCCGAAGGCTGCAAGACGTGCCAGAACTGCGGCTGGAGCGAGTGCTAA
- a CDS encoding FAD-dependent monooxygenase has protein sequence MSGSTPSVAVVGGGPAGAAAGVFTARYGLETTILDRGSSSLRRAAFVENYLGFPAGIDPATFYDLAHDHAREAGCEVVDDMVTDVFETDDGFRVETQDDRVLGADFVVAATKYDWQYLDSLPVEFVLDGEYEQFDSSVVEQDGATPLDGLYVAGPNAGVPDQALIAAGHGAHVGRAIIADVRRADGYEGTFAEHYDWLRREETLTGEWATRERWQAYLDNAPDAPDDDELRERYIDDRFAKYIDADEREKRTQEAHRRLADHLDLGEETTD, from the coding sequence ATGAGTGGTTCCACCCCCAGCGTCGCAGTGGTCGGCGGCGGCCCCGCCGGTGCCGCGGCCGGCGTCTTCACCGCCCGATACGGCCTCGAAACGACGATACTCGACCGCGGCAGCTCCTCGCTCCGCCGCGCCGCGTTCGTCGAGAACTACCTCGGATTCCCCGCCGGCATCGACCCCGCGACCTTCTACGACCTCGCGCACGACCACGCGCGCGAGGCCGGCTGCGAGGTCGTCGACGACATGGTCACCGACGTCTTCGAGACGGACGACGGCTTCCGGGTCGAGACGCAGGACGACCGCGTTCTCGGCGCCGATTTCGTCGTCGCCGCGACGAAGTACGACTGGCAGTACCTCGACAGCCTCCCCGTCGAGTTTGTGCTGGACGGCGAGTACGAGCAGTTCGACTCCTCGGTCGTCGAGCAGGACGGCGCGACGCCCCTCGACGGCCTGTACGTCGCCGGGCCGAACGCCGGCGTCCCCGACCAGGCGCTCATCGCCGCCGGCCACGGCGCGCACGTCGGCCGCGCCATCATCGCGGACGTCCGCCGCGCCGACGGCTACGAGGGCACGTTCGCTGAACACTACGACTGGCTCCGCCGCGAGGAGACCCTCACCGGCGAGTGGGCGACCCGCGAGCGCTGGCAGGCGTACCTCGACAACGCACCCGACGCGCCCGACGACGACGAACTCCGCGAGCGCTACATCGACGACCGCTTCGCGAAGTACATCGACGCGGACGAACGCGAGAAACGCACGCAGGAGGCCCATCGACGGCTCGCCGACCACCTCGACCTCGGGGAAGAAACCACGGACTGA
- the trpG gene encoding anthranilate synthase component II — protein MNVLFVDNFDSFTYNLVEYVSERGHDTTVLKNTASLGEVRDADPDAIVVSPGPGHPATERDVGVTMPVLRELSPLVPTLGVCLGMEAAVYEFGGTVGHAPEPVHGKAYPISHDGDGVYRGLEQGFHAGRYHSLVCTEIPECFDVTATTDHDGETLAMGVRHETYPLAGVQFHPESVLTGVGHDIVGNFLATAREH, from the coding sequence ATGAACGTCCTCTTCGTGGACAACTTCGACTCCTTTACGTACAACCTCGTGGAGTACGTCTCCGAGCGCGGCCACGACACCACGGTGCTGAAGAACACCGCGTCGCTCGGCGAGGTTCGGGACGCCGACCCGGACGCCATCGTCGTCAGTCCCGGCCCCGGCCACCCCGCGACGGAGCGCGACGTGGGCGTGACGATGCCCGTTCTTCGCGAACTCTCCCCGCTGGTTCCGACGCTCGGCGTCTGCCTCGGAATGGAGGCCGCGGTGTACGAGTTCGGCGGCACCGTCGGGCACGCCCCCGAACCCGTCCACGGGAAGGCCTATCCAATCAGCCACGACGGCGACGGCGTCTACCGCGGCCTCGAACAGGGCTTTCACGCGGGACGCTATCACTCGCTCGTCTGCACCGAGATACCCGAGTGCTTCGACGTGACCGCGACCACCGACCACGACGGCGAGACGCTCGCGATGGGCGTCCGCCACGAGACCTATCCGCTCGCGGGCGTGCAGTTCCACCCGGAGAGCGTGCTCACCGGCGTCGGCCACGACATCGTCGGGAACTTCCTCGCTACAGCCCGAGAACACTGA
- a CDS encoding CBS domain-containing protein translates to MDISDIATQDYVSVDAEERMGKVRSLFEDENPKGIIVTRAGGAEFEGVITQKQLLSSHIEDDTRVASLTNPSSHSVPKLDRTENVRDVARKLVEGNTKVAPVFEADQLWGVVTEDLILDAVLDNLDALTVDQIFSEDIITVDEDANIGTVINRLRENSISRLPVLDEDGFLTGIVTVHDLVDFIVRDVEKTTRGDRRGEMERLLDLPVYDVMSSPVTTIHPGDSVEDAVRTMLGDDIAGLVVTPEDDDRVVGGILTKTDVLRALSFTEEERMDVQITNIDLLDTIGREDVREGIEDITQKYSDMQVQHAHVRFHEHKERLRGTPLIYCQIRLRTNKGQAAGTGEGYGADNALNLALDHLERNVLELKGIQADEEYKGQLLRKLNEL, encoded by the coding sequence ATGGATATCTCCGACATCGCGACACAGGACTACGTCTCGGTCGACGCCGAAGAACGCATGGGGAAAGTGCGCTCGCTCTTCGAGGACGAGAACCCGAAGGGCATCATCGTCACGCGCGCCGGCGGCGCCGAGTTCGAGGGCGTCATCACCCAGAAGCAACTCCTCTCCTCACACATCGAGGACGACACCCGCGTCGCGTCTCTCACCAACCCATCCAGTCACAGCGTCCCCAAACTCGACCGCACGGAGAACGTCCGTGACGTCGCCCGCAAACTCGTCGAGGGGAACACGAAAGTCGCGCCCGTCTTCGAGGCCGACCAGCTCTGGGGCGTCGTCACCGAAGACCTCATCCTCGACGCCGTCCTCGACAACCTCGACGCGCTCACCGTCGACCAGATCTTCAGCGAAGACATCATCACTGTCGACGAAGACGCCAACATCGGCACGGTCATCAACCGACTCCGCGAGAACTCCATCAGCCGCCTCCCCGTCCTCGACGAGGACGGCTTCCTCACCGGCATCGTCACCGTCCACGACCTCGTCGACTTCATCGTCCGCGACGTCGAGAAGACCACGCGCGGCGACCGCCGCGGCGAGATGGAACGCCTCCTCGACCTCCCCGTCTACGACGTGATGTCCAGCCCCGTCACCACCATCCACCCCGGCGACAGCGTCGAGGACGCCGTCCGCACCATGCTCGGCGACGACATCGCCGGACTGGTCGTCACCCCCGAAGACGACGACCGCGTCGTCGGCGGCATCCTCACCAAGACGGACGTCCTCCGCGCGCTCTCCTTCACCGAAGAGGAACGCATGGACGTCCAGATCACGAACATCGACCTCCTCGACACCATCGGCCGCGAGGACGTCCGCGAAGGCATCGAGGACATCACCCAGAAGTACAGCGACATGCAGGTTCAGCACGCGCACGTCCGCTTCCACGAACACAAAGAACGCCTCCGCGGGACGCCCCTCATCTACTGCCAGATCCGCCTCCGCACCAACAAAGGCCAGGCCGCCGGAACCGGCGAAGGCTACGGCGCGGACAACGCCCTCAACCTCGCGCTCGACCACCTCGAACGCAACGTCCTCGAACTCAAAGGCATCCAGGCCGACGAGGAGTACAAGGGACAACTCCTCCGCAAGCTGAACGAGCTCTAG
- a CDS encoding HVO_2523 family zinc finger protein, whose protein sequence is MADGPTCPMCESALLKRHCKYVCPQHGVLADCSDPFTP, encoded by the coding sequence ATGGCTGATGGGCCGACGTGTCCGATGTGCGAGTCCGCCCTCCTGAAGCGACACTGTAAGTACGTCTGCCCGCAGCACGGCGTGCTCGCGGACTGCAGCGACCCGTTCACGCCCTGA
- a CDS encoding lycopene cyclase domain-containing protein produces the protein MIPDVSAVFGSYTYLASEVVFGAFAAALLYREAAFGRAARTIAVLYPVGFVWDWYTLEIGVFAVTLRTGVDVLGIPLEEHLFIVVVPAFVVAVHETLHSSKE, from the coding sequence ATGATCCCTGATGTGAGCGCGGTGTTCGGCTCGTACACGTATCTGGCGTCGGAGGTCGTCTTCGGCGCGTTCGCAGCGGCCCTGCTCTACCGGGAGGCGGCGTTTGGGCGAGCGGCGCGGACGATAGCCGTGCTCTATCCGGTCGGGTTCGTCTGGGACTGGTACACGCTCGAAATCGGCGTGTTCGCGGTGACGTTACGGACGGGCGTGGACGTGCTCGGCATCCCGCTGGAGGAGCACCTGTTTATCGTCGTCGTCCCGGCGTTCGTCGTCGCTGTCCACGAGACGCTGCATTCGTCGAAGGAGTGA
- a CDS encoding glucose 1-dehydrogenase, with translation MNGIQGGVAVVTGGGSGIGRQSSIRFAEEGAKVVVADVDEDGGRETVEMIESEGGDATFVRTDVTDSDDVAAMVQTALDEYGGLDFAHNNAGIAEEGARLADYDEAEWDRMIDVNLKGVWRCLKAEIPEIIERGGGAIVNTSSVAGVSANGSAHYAASKHGVIGLTRRATVDYADDGIRFNAVCPGVIDTPMVQQAGEDNAEELDRITAGIPAGRLGDPEEIADAVVWLCSEDSSYVMGQPIVIDGGLLAQ, from the coding sequence ATGAACGGAATACAAGGCGGAGTCGCGGTCGTTACCGGTGGCGGCTCGGGAATCGGTCGACAGTCGTCGATTCGGTTCGCCGAGGAAGGCGCGAAGGTCGTCGTCGCCGACGTCGACGAGGACGGCGGCCGCGAGACCGTCGAGATGATCGAGAGCGAGGGCGGCGACGCGACGTTCGTCAGAACCGACGTCACCGACTCCGACGACGTGGCCGCGATGGTACAGACCGCGCTCGACGAGTACGGCGGCCTGGACTTCGCGCACAACAACGCCGGCATCGCGGAGGAGGGCGCGCGCCTCGCCGACTACGACGAGGCGGAGTGGGATCGGATGATCGACGTGAACCTGAAGGGCGTCTGGCGGTGCCTGAAAGCCGAGATCCCCGAGATAATCGAACGCGGCGGCGGCGCTATCGTCAACACCTCGTCGGTTGCCGGCGTGAGCGCGAACGGGAGCGCACACTACGCCGCCAGTAAGCACGGCGTCATCGGGCTGACTCGACGGGCGACGGTCGACTACGCCGACGACGGGATCCGCTTCAACGCCGTCTGTCCGGGCGTCATCGACACCCCGATGGTTCAACAGGCGGGCGAGGACAACGCGGAGGAGCTGGACCGCATCACCGCGGGAATCCCCGCGGGACGCCTCGGCGACCCCGAGGAGATAGCCGACGCCGTCGTCTGGCTGTGCTCCGAGGACTCCTCGTACGTGATGGGGCAGCCGATAGTCATCGACGGCGGCTTGCTGGCGCAGTAA
- a CDS encoding phosphoribosylanthranilate isomerase: MTRVKVCGITNEADAAAAVDAGADALGFIVDVPVDTPRELDPERAAALAASVPPFVTTVLVTMPDAPDDAADLAARVRPDVLQVHGDVPATDLAALADGVDAKLVKTVDADSPEDAARYDDAADALLVDSTDASGAGGTGRTHDWTVTRDLAARLDSPIVLAGGLTPDNVAEAVETVRPFAVDVASGVEESGGVKDHDAVAAFVAAAKHADGVVA; the protein is encoded by the coding sequence ATGACGCGCGTGAAAGTCTGCGGCATCACGAACGAGGCGGACGCCGCCGCGGCGGTCGACGCCGGCGCGGACGCCCTCGGGTTCATCGTGGACGTGCCCGTGGACACGCCCCGCGAACTCGACCCCGAGCGCGCCGCCGCCCTCGCCGCGTCCGTTCCGCCGTTCGTCACCACCGTGCTCGTGACGATGCCGGACGCGCCAGACGACGCTGCCGACCTCGCCGCTCGCGTGCGGCCGGACGTGCTCCAGGTGCACGGCGACGTCCCCGCAACCGACCTCGCCGCGCTCGCGGACGGCGTGGACGCGAAACTCGTGAAGACCGTGGACGCCGACAGTCCGGAGGACGCCGCGCGGTACGACGACGCCGCGGACGCGCTCCTCGTGGACTCGACGGACGCGTCGGGCGCGGGCGGCACGGGCCGCACCCACGACTGGACGGTCACCCGCGACCTCGCCGCGCGCCTCGATTCACCGATCGTGCTCGCGGGCGGCCTCACCCCCGACAACGTCGCCGAGGCCGTCGAGACCGTCCGGCCGTTCGCGGTCGACGTGGCGTCGGGCGTCGAGGAGTCGGGCGGCGTGAAAGACCACGACGCGGTCGCGGCGTTCGTCGCCGCCGCGAAGCACGCGGACGGGGTGGTGGCGTGA
- a CDS encoding DUF1684 domain-containing protein: MDYAERLQRERAEKDEYFAEHPRSPIPTGDRDGFDGLDYYDPDPEYRFELELHEFDDHDTIQVDTTQDGEQTYYRWGEFEFELDGDTHTLTAYRRDPGEKQLWVPFTDETNGDTTYPAGRYLDLDEDAERDGVWLLDFNRAYSPFCAYSDAYECPLVPFENHLDTRIEAGERYENTE; encoded by the coding sequence ATGGACTACGCGGAACGCCTCCAGCGCGAACGCGCCGAGAAGGACGAGTACTTCGCGGAACACCCGCGCTCCCCGATTCCGACGGGCGACCGCGACGGCTTCGACGGCCTCGACTACTACGACCCCGACCCCGAGTACCGATTCGAACTCGAACTCCACGAGTTCGACGACCACGACACCATCCAGGTCGACACCACCCAGGACGGCGAACAGACCTACTACCGCTGGGGCGAGTTCGAATTCGAACTCGACGGCGACACCCACACGCTCACCGCCTACCGCCGCGACCCCGGCGAAAAACAGCTCTGGGTGCCCTTCACGGACGAGACGAACGGCGACACCACCTATCCCGCCGGCCGCTACCTCGACCTCGACGAAGACGCCGAACGCGACGGCGTCTGGCTCCTCGACTTCAACCGCGCCTACAGCCCCTTCTGCGCGTACTCGGACGCCTACGAATGCCCGCTCGTCCCGTTCGAAAACCACCTCGACACCCGCATCGAAGCCGGCGAACGGTACGAAAACACCGAATAA